The nucleotide window ACGGCTGGCCATGATGAAGCCCACGGCGTTCCTCATCAACACCAGCCGTGGGCCGCTCGTGGACGAGCGGGCGCTCGCCGCGGCATTGAACGCAGGGGAGATCGCCGGCGCAGGTTTGGATGTGCTCTCCGAGGAGCCGCCGCCGCCCGGCAACCCGCTCCTCACGGCCCGCAACTGTCACATCACGCCCCACTTCGCCTGGGCCAGCACCGCGGCGCGCGAACGGCTCATGCACGAGGTCACGGAGAACGTCCGCGCCTTCATCGCCGGCACGCCGCGGAATGTGATCCCGGGTTGACAGCCGGTGAAACGCGACCAGTTGCCTCATCGTCCGGAATTCAGTAGTATACGTGTGCTTCGGGCCCCACGGCCCGACCCCCTCGCACCCTAGTGGAGATCATCGTATGCTTAACGCCGCACTCTTCGGCGTCCTCGGCGCCGCCTGGTTCATCATTATGTATCGCTGGTACGGCAACGTCATCGACCGGCAGATCATCCATCCCTCTGATGACGTGCCCACGCCCGCCCACACACTCAAAGACAATATCGATTACGTACCGACACAACCCGCGATCCTGTTCGGGCACCATTTCTCCTCGATAGCCGGAGCGGGACCGATCGTGGGACCGATGCTGGCGTACTCGCTCTTCGGTTGGCTGCCGGCGCTCCTGTGGGTCCTGCTGGGTTCGGTATTCATCGGTGCCGTGCATGACTACACCGCGATGATGATCTCGGTCCGCCACAAGGGCGTGTCCATCGCCGACATTGCCGAGCAGCATGTTTCACCCATTGCCCGGTGGATCTTCTCCGCGTTCCTCTGGCTCGCACTTGTCCTGGTCATCGCGGTCTTCGCGGTCTTCACCGCGCAGACCCTGGCACAGGAGCCGGCGATCGTCATCCCGACCGTTGGCCTGATGCTCCTTGCCGTTGCCTTTGGCATCGGCGTCTATCGCAAGGGGCTGAACGTCTGGGTGGGAACGGCGATCGCGCTCGTGATCCTTGCCGGGCTGGTCGTCCTTGGCAACTACTATCCGATCCCTGCGAGTTATGACTTCTGGCTCGTCCTCTCGCTCATCTATTGCTTTGTTGCGGCAACACTTCCGGTATGGGTTCTTCTCCAGCCGCGCGACTATCTCTCCATGTACCTCCTTGTGGCAGGACTTGCCCTGGGGTTCATCTCGTTGATCGTCATGCATCCGACCATCAATGGCCCGGCATTCACCGGCTTCGACAGCGCGAAGGGCCCGCTCTGGCCGATCCTCTTCATCACCGTCGCTTGTGGGGCTGTCTCCGGGTTTCACTCGGTGGTCTCCAGCGGAACCTCTGCGAAGCAGTTGAGGCGGGAAAGTGACGGCCGCAAGGTCGCTTTTGGCGGGATGCTGACTGAAGGGGCGCTCGCCATGCTGGTGATACTGCTGATGGCCAGCGTGCTGTACTGGGCCGCCCCTGCTGCTGGCGAGACACCGGGATTCGTGTTCCAGTCATTGCTCTCCGAGAAGGGGCCGAACATCACGTTCGGAACAGCGATGGGGCGGGTGATGGAGAGCATCGGGATCCCGCTTGTGTACGGGATCGCGTTCGGCGTGCTGATGCTGAATGCATTCATCCTGACCACACTGGACACC belongs to Ignavibacteriota bacterium and includes:
- a CDS encoding carbon starvation protein A, with translation MLNAALFGVLGAAWFIIMYRWYGNVIDRQIIHPSDDVPTPAHTLKDNIDYVPTQPAILFGHHFSSIAGAGPIVGPMLAYSLFGWLPALLWVLLGSVFIGAVHDYTAMMISVRHKGVSIADIAEQHVSPIARWIFSAFLWLALVLVIAVFAVFTAQTLAQEPAIVIPTVGLMLLAVAFGIGVYRKGLNVWVGTAIALVILAGLVVLGNYYPIPASYDFWLVLSLIYCFVAATLPVWVLLQPRDYLSMYLLVAGLALGFISLIVMHPTINGPAFTGFDSAKGPLWPILFITVACGAVSGFHSVVSSGTSAKQLRRESDGRKVAFGGMLTEGALAMLVILLMASVLYWAAPAAGETPGFVFQSLLSEKGPNITFGTAMGRVMESIGIPLVYGIAFGVLMLNAFILTTLDTCARLTRFIVSETAGRKVPVLANRYVATLIGLVAAYFLTTGHSGETLWPAFGAANQLIAALSLLVASAYVFGFKGRTAFTLIPGIFMLVTIEGALFYQLVWQYIPTGNVSLGIVAAVLMALGLIIAFEVYKRFNRPAQAVAA